From the Lemur catta isolate mLemCat1 chromosome 1, mLemCat1.pri, whole genome shotgun sequence genome, the window AAAGATATCCAGTGGGGAGTAAAGGTGTTTGAAGTTAAGAAGAAGACTGGTCATGGTGAAGTGCAAGACTTACACAGTGGATCAGGAGGGGAGAAGACTTACTGGAGCAGCCTATTGAGTGAGGGCTTTGAATGGCAGAAAGGGGAGTTTGTACTTTATCTCTAAGGGACAGAGGCATGAAGCATATTCTGTTCTTGGTGTGAAAGACTGCCTCAAACAATGGAAGATgtctattattagtgtttttttttttttttttggtgtggctTCTTGCTTCATTgtctttaagaatatttattttctcaatttagaAGATTGCACTGTCTTGAAAGGATTCAGGTACACACAATAGATTCTTTCTATTAGCTAATATTAAAACCAGCAAAAATACATCAcaggaaaagaatatatatatatacacccccAACCCCATATAATTACTCAGTGAGACTGTGCgtgtttaaaatgctttattgagcatttatcatTGATGAGCTAAGGAACTGTGAAAGATAAGTCTCTCTGTCTACTTGAGTATGAGCCAGAACATACTTACTGGAGCCATTCTCTgtggttattataaataactaaggtcagaagTGACCAATTCAGCTTCTCTTCCAAAGATGTCTCAGTTTTGGGTAAGTGTTAATGCCAGGACTTTCTTTAGGGCATTTTTCATGTCCTTGTTTCGGAGACTATAGATAAGGGGATTTAAGAGCGGAGTCACTACTGAGTATACCAGAGTGAAGATCTTCTGCATTCCTGTTGGGTTCCCTGATGTTGGCCCCACATACATCACCATGAGGGTTCCATAGAATAGAGACACCACCGTTAGGTGGGACCCGCATGTAGAGAAAGCTTTAGTTCGACCAGCACCAGAGGGAACACGAAGCACAGCTCTCATGACCATTGTATAAGATCCCAGGATGAAGAGGAAGGGCCCAAAAATAATCACTGAGTTGAAAGTGTAACAGAGAAGTTCAGTGGAAGGAGCAGAGATGCAGGCCAGTGCGAACAATGGGCCTGGGTCACACACGAAGTGGTCAATGATGTTGGGTCCACAGAAGGGAAGTTGGGAGATAAGGACAATGGGAACTGGGTAGCAGAGAAATCCACTCACCCAGCATACACAGACCAGGGTTACACAGACTCTCCTAGTCATGATGGAGGGGTAGTGTAGTGGGCGGCAGATGGCCAGGTACCGATCATAAGCCATAACTGATAAGAAGAAACACTCTGTTGTACccaatgagaaaaagaaatagaactggAGGAAGCATCCAGAGAAGGAGATGGTCTTAGTCTCAGAGAGGATATTGACCAGCATGTTTGGGACAGTGGAGGAAACGTACCAGATCTCTAGAAAAGCAAAGTTTCCCAAGAGGATGTACATGGGTGTGTGGAGCCGCTTGTCCCATTTCACAGCACAGACAATAGCCCCATTTCCCAGCAGCGTGAGGACATAGAGAACCAGGATTAATGAGAAGAAGAAGCTCTGCATCTCCCTTTGACCTTGGAAACCCAAGAGGATAAACTCAGTCACAAAATGCATTGTTCTGTTGTGGGGTCCCAGAGCTGTTAGAAAAACAGAAGTAAGCAAGACATGAATAATAGTGAACATTTGTAGATTTTTCTAACACATGGGGGAAAATATACTAAGTGTTTTTGCCTATATTATCTTATTGGGTCTTCCTAGTGACCCTTTGAGCTGTAGGGAGGtattctttatctttctcttttacagataaggaaactgaagttcagagagatttTAGGGATTCATTTATGGTGCAAAGCCAGTAGCTTGTAGATCAACTGGCGTATTTGGAGATTGCTTTGGAATAAACCTCACTTCATTTCAAATGTTTCTATAACCCTGAGTCTCAGTAATGTTTCATCTTTTATAGTAAAATCATTATCCCTTGGATATCCTATATACAAGTATAAACTTGGACATGTCCCTTTACTTTGAAACAAAATTGAATGTAAATGTAAAGCAAAAATAGCTACTAAATTGCCTTCTAGACAGAGGTTCATATGTAGAAGTCCAATGAAAAGCAGATTAGAATGGAACTGTGGGTGGGCATCTtgagtttccttccttttgctgCTCTTAGGGAAGTGCCCCGGAACCCCTAAGAGTCTGTAAAATGGTTTGAAAGCTACAGGTCTACTTCACTCTAGATAACATTGTCCCTGATGGCATCTGGATTTGCTGAATAATCCATCCGATTGCTCTCCTAAAGACCTATTCTCTCAAAACACTTCTTTATGTTGAGCAAAATTTGTCTCCTTTATTACGTGTGTTGATTCTGGGAGTTCCCAAGTAAACAAGCAAACTTCCACTTTGTTGAAGCTACACAAACTAAGTCTAATTCCTTTCCCACGATGGTGAGGGTGAGGTCTTAAATAACTGAAGGCAGTTGTTGTGTTCCCTATGCATAATTCTTTTGCTGGCCACTGTTTTCCCTGGCTTGTTTCCCAACTACTGCAAGGTGCACTATTCTACATCACAGCTCAGCTCTTGAGGCATGTTGCTACTGGGTAAGTCAGTTTCTCTAGCAGTAAAACCATGTGCCTTCATTTTTGGTAGGGATTCAGCCCTAAACTGTGTAATCGTCTTGCTTTCACCTAagttaaataatgaataaaagtgTTGTCTTAAGATGTGCAGAGATCAGAAAGATCTTGCTGATATTGGCTGAAGTAGAAGTGGAGACAAAACTAAAAACCTGGATATTTTACTAATAGTCTTAAAACTATTGGTTCAGGCCTATTTTTATGTCCTCAAGTTTCCTGGTTAAAATTTAGGATCTTTGGCTGGGTAAACCaccatcaatattttaaatttagtaacATATTGACCTTAAAAGTGGGATAATTGACCATATTATTTATTAATCTCTCTGTTAAGATACTTACGAAGTTCCATCCTTATGCCATCTATACAATCTGCAGAGAACAAGAGGCCTGCCTCTCAGTACTTGATCAAACCTGGAGCAAATTAAAAAAGATGAATGTTTTATTACCAAGGTAATTCTGGATAttcatattaacaatatttttagaatgaaaaaattcttcaataaacatgatttttatgaaatgtaaatTTAGTCCAAGTACTTTAGTTTAATGCGTTATAATGACCACGTGTATCAAAATTTCTAGGAGAGTTGTaattgtatcatttatttttctttctttctttcttttgttttttgagacatagtctcactctgttgcataGGCTAGAGTGTAGtcgtatgatcatagctcactgcaacttcagactcctggactcaagtggtcCTTCcgctcagcctctggagtagctggagctacaggtgagcaccaccatgcctggataatttttttttctttcttttttttttagtagagatggggtctccctcttgttcaggctggttgcagactcctggcctgaagcagtGCTCCTGCgtcagcctaccagagtgctaggattataggcgtgagccaccgcactcaggCAAGAATTGTAATTTCAAATATACTTTCCATAATTATACCTGTATTTGCCAGAACACATGCTatcatttttgtttgaaaaatatggTTATTGGGCTTGCAATAAAAAATAGGTTGGGTGCTGAATTTAAGTTGTAGCATTtgatccatttatttattgaggcatttaacaaatgtttatttactgATTATTATATTTGTAGCAGTATGCTAAGATCTGAGGTACAATAGTGAACATGCAAAACAGAATTCCTCCCTTTTTAACTTATGCTTTATAAAAACAATCAGACTGCCACCTATGTCTGTACAGTCATGTGCATAGACAAGGGATTCCTTGAGCTATATGTTTTGCAGCATGCTCAAGAGTATGCTGTGGGCttgaaaaaagatatttattccaggccaggcatggtggctcacgcctgtaatcctagcaatctgggaggccgaggcgggaggatggcttcagctcaggagttcgagaccagcttgagcaagagcgagaccccgtctctactaaaaatagaaagaaattatatggacagctaaagatatatatagaaaaaattagctggcatggtggtgcatgcctgtagtctaaggtactcgggaggctgaggcaggaggattgcttgagcccaagagtttgaggttgctgtgagctaggctaatgccatggcactctagcctgggtaacagagtgagactctgtctccaaaaaaaaaaaaaaaaaaagatatttattccagttagaaataaataaatctatgcaGTCCAGGTggtataataaattttatttggcaTAAATTAGATATTTTGGGCTTTGCAAGACAGTAGGTAGAGAGACATGAGACATGAATTAACTTACCCTGCTCACAGGCCAGGAAGTTCTTAGCACCAAGAAGAGAAATTTAATTCCAACTCATGCTCCTTGACCTGGAACCAGAGCTCATAAGTCTTGACTCCCACCTGATTATTATTTGACTTCATAATGTCCAGGATCTTGTTGACCTTATTTGTGCTACAGTGAAATTTTAGTTATCTATGGAATAAAGGTtcagagaaagatggaaaaataaacttcacAGATAATTTGAAATCTCACTGCATCAATTTCTGTTGCCTGTACCTGCAGTGTACATCTAATAATAGCTCACATGGTAAAGTTAAATTCACCTCTTTTGTCTTACTATTCACCTCAAGTGGTAGTACAGATGGGCAactggggagaagaggagggacaAAGAGATTGGGCTGTTCATTCTGTATGAACTGATAAGGGAGCCAGATCCTCCTCCATAACCCCAACCACTTGCTGGGAATTTAAGCCACTTGCCCAGGGAAGAACACCTTTAAAATTATAAGTGCAGaggttcttttaaatatttatattttttaaggttaATCTGTAGgtaaatccaaaggaaaaaggAGTTTGCTGTCCTACTTCCTTCACAGTTTCCACTTGCCATGGGTCACTTGTCAACAACTCTGGAAAAGTAAGAACAGCCTGCTTTAATTGTTCCTGCTGAAAGATGATCTGTCGATAAAAACTTCACTGACTAATTTTGCAAAGTGGTATGAAACTCATGCTACATTCTATCTGAGGGGAACTTAATGGGCCTCCTAAAATATCCAAGATCTTTGAGCCCCATTTTCCCCTAAGTGAGCTGTACAGTGGGAACACTGGGATACCTGAGTGAGCCCTTAATGGGACTGTATAACCCTGGAAACTCTTTAGGAATATGTTGGGAGAAGAGAAGTGAAGGGCCTAACATGTTGTTCCTATAaagaacaaaggaacaaagaattaCCAGATTTACAGAAGAACCACATATTCTTAGCATCTGACAGTATTGAATGCACAGAAGTGTGATGCACTGATGCAGGCAGACTTTCCTCACCTACCTGATAGCATTTCTGGCTCTAAGAGGAAGATATGAGAGAAGTTGCAGACACAAGAATCTCCTCATTTACACAGTGTTAAAGCTGTGTCATGGATGGAGAGTATTAATTTTGGCTCCAAATACTTGCTTTCTTTAGTACTCTGAACCAAGTGAAATGTGTTTTTCATGTCAGTGATTATTAAGAGTTTACTGGTCTCTCCTGAATAGGATCCATAGTTCCCCAGTGTTCATTGGGAGGGACTTACTTCCTGTGCCTGTATTTCTGTGTATGCACTTAATTCTACCtatatctgtttatattttcccCAGTGGTTTGACTAGTGAGACACAGAAGCAGGATAAGTATCTAAGGAAGGCTGGGAAAACTTTTGTCTATGTGGAGATATCCTTCCTCTAAGGAATTGATCTAcctggaaggaggggagaggttgatggaggaggaggagagagaaagaaaatatatatgtgtatctaagtgtatgtgttgtgtgtgtgtgtgtgtgatcatcTCTCCAAAATAGacctgcttcattctttttttaatccatgtAATTGGCAAACATTTATCACATACCTACTATGTGTGTTCTAGGTTAAACACTGAATACACACAGATAGAAACCAACAAGGTCAAGACTTCATGGAGATTATATACTTGTTTTGAgttcaaatatacagagatatgAAGCAAATTTCTATTATATAATTTGAACTAGACCTACTTTGTTCTCAGTGCCTAACCTGATTATTCACTtagattaaaaaattctttgtctaTACATAGTTTACTTAATTTAGTTATATTCAACATAAGACTAAGAATCtcctttttcaattttaagtATAGTTTGAACACATCTGTTTGAAAAAGTTCAGTCTTCTGTAAAAGCAGATTTGTAAGGCTGTTGACTGACATGATGCAATATTAGTAAAAGTTTAGCATTATGAATAGTTCAGAGGTGGGAAATACTAATTCTATCAGCAATATCAGGAGAAAGAGGACAAAGAAATTGAGGCAGAGAACCTGAGGAGGAGATTAATTCAATCATAGCAAGAGCTCAAGAAGAGAACATGGCTGAGTTGAAGGGTAAGGCTGTGTAAGTGTTAACTAGATTCTTAAAAATGTAGTCCCTGAAGAGACAATCCACAcaatgagagaagatatttgcaaactacccatccgacaagggattaataactagattGTATAAGGAGCTCCaataactcaataggaaaaaataaaataatccaattaaaatatgggcaaaggacctgaatagatatttctcagaagaagacatagaaatggccaacaggtgtatgaaaaaatgctcaacatccttagtcatcagagaaatgcaagtcaaaactatagtgagatatcatctcaacccagttaaaatggcttttatcaaaaagacaggcaataatgaatgctggagagaatgtggagaaCGGGGAATCCTTCTAcgctgttggtgagaatgtgaattAGTGTAACCACTATAGAGAACAGtgtggagcttcctcaaaaaactaaaaatagaactaccatatgacccagcaatcaaTGAACAAAATTTGATATcacaacaaagtaactataattgacaataagttagggtatactttaaaataactaatgtggaattggaatgtttgtaacacaaagaaatggtacaTGCCTGAGGTGCTGGATACCccgattaccctgatttgattaattcacattttatgcctgtatcgaaacatcaca encodes:
- the LOC123640498 gene encoding olfactory receptor 11H6 — encoded protein: MFTIIHVLLTSVFLTALGPHNRTMHFVTEFILLGFQGQREMQSFFFSLILVLYVLTLLGNGAIVCAVKWDKRLHTPMYILLGNFAFLEIWYVSSTVPNMLVNILSETKTISFSGCFLQFYFFFSLGTTECFFLSVMAYDRYLAICRPLHYPSIMTRRVCVTLVCVCWVSGFLCYPVPIVLISQLPFCGPNIIDHFVCDPGPLFALACISAPSTELLCYTFNSVIIFGPFLFILGSYTMVMRAVLRVPSGAGRTKAFSTCGSHLTVVSLFYGTLMVMYVGPTSGNPTGMQKIFTLVYSVVTPLLNPLIYSLRNKDMKNALKKVLALTLTQN